In Helicoverpa armigera isolate CAAS_96S chromosome 17, ASM3070526v1, whole genome shotgun sequence, the sequence ATAGGACGTAATGTTATTATGATGGTTGATTGTACAAACAGCAGTTATGATTTGGTTTCAGTTCATCTTGAAGTCATTCTAGCATAAGGTTTAGAAAAGTTTAATTAGGATTACCATAATtgtatcttcaaaattaaagatgGGGTAGACTCAAGTGCCGAAAAGTTAGACCTGATATTACGAGCAGTGAAGATATTTAAGAACAATTGCAGACTAATGTTCCAACGTATACTTACGTGATTCAATGGTCAGGTAGAAGCTGCCATCGGAGTTCTTGTGCGCGTGCAGGCTGTGGGTGTTGTGAGAGTGGGATGCCTTAGGCACGGCGCACAGCGCCACTGTCACTCCTATACAGAAACAAAATGGTTACAGGTACAAAAACTACCAGTCTACAAGATGTAAAGCACTACcaatagaaacaaaaacagCCGTTCTTATTCTTAGGCATTTAGATTTCCATAAGAATtctgatttattataaaaaagcaTCACAAAGTGCCTCCAGAGAACATTTTGAGTAACCCCTTCACGgatgtaattacttaaaacgGCGATTGTATTGCAAAACTTTTACTAATGGCCATGAAACTCATGGTGACATGCACTTCGGGGGTCCCTAGCAACAGATTGAACCTACCTGCCAACAGCAGAAGCACCTTCATCTTGTGTAACGAAACTGCGGCTACCAATGCCaagtagaatatatttatttgtctcaatatcTGAGCGGCTATCTCTGGGGGATATCAGACGGATCTAGATAGTTGTACGTCAGATAAGACGAGAGCAAATCTCCTGTGGGCTTGCCGGCGTgaagataggtaggtaggtatatacggtatgtatttttgttacaataatagAGTACTCCTCAATCGATTTACCCATTCACATGTATGAGTTGAATATTTCACTGCATGTTATGTAAAGAAGTAGGTAGGTGCTGCTGTCAATCACAGCAATAAGTATTACAAGGTATCCTGGATTCGATTCTCATTTctgatatttatgaaaatggtTGGAATTAAAATAGCTGCTGATGTGGATGAGGGTGGCAGGACATCAAAAACCCTGATGTCGCTCACCACACTTACTACACCGATTAATTGTCTTAACTCCTCTAATAAACAGGTAAACCAACCAATTGCCAGTTCCAATAAAACAACTATTGTTTGCATTGTAGTTTTGAAaatagagaaatatttttaaaaagatatgTTGTGCTCATCCTGTATATTTGTTGTtctctttaattttgttttgtcgataCGACAACTAGGTACTTTAGGTACCACGCGAACCATCTCCAAGGTCTTGTCTCTTTCGATAAGATTCGCTCCGTTCAAGTATCTTATTTGCAGgtaatacctatttatgtaaTGCACCGAAGTTTATCAGGAAGGTATAATAGGTATTTTTGGTTGCATTATTGGAACTTGCACTCTCAAACACATGACCTGCCTACATGTAggtgtaggtataggtaagaGAGAAACATGATCTCATTGTCTGCATCCTGTTTGAGTACAGTTGTGTAATGATTTGTACTGTAGATACCTATGCCAACAACCCCAATTTTCATGTGCCGCCACACTTCTTAAGCGGTCTATTGAGAATTTGAGATCAATAGGTCGACCCTCCTTTTCGCTAAAGATTAGGTAAATGAAACGCGGaatatgaaaacatttcaaCCATGTAGAAGCGAGCGACCAAGATTTATCCTGACCTaatgtgtaaaaaaatcttgcaaaTATATACTGGAAACATAggtactatgtaaataaatacaatagccGTTTGAaattccttatgtactcccctttaGGTATACATTTATAATTCTTTACGGAGATACTTCCTCTGCATCTATACtgtgtactttattatattctacGCCTAAGTACTTATTGATTTCTTCATATATCCTACTTATGATCTCGCTTGTTTATCCCATCCCTGTCTCCTACCTCATGTACTCCGTTATATGTGTTGATATTTAGAATCAACGCCGACGGTAGACGTTACAAGTGCGTCCGGAATAGCATTCAAGGTCcagttttatactttttaacGCAGTAATATTATTTGCTCGATGTGTGACAAGGATTttcttgtcatttatttattttctaacatattatttacatttttaaatattaaataaaaaacatttaaaaatataaaaaataggttgccaccgatatcgggcacagggtccaaggtaccggtggttagggtcccagagacagaaacctcctcacaaaacgtgccgtatcaaggagtactgccttctgaatcagtcccttgatccagccgcccaacgagagcctcctgaggtgttcgtcgaggctcttggctttTAGACCATTGACCCTAatgacaatcggcacaataacagccgtgtcgacatcccacatggcgacaacctcgtgcgctaagtcaagatattttatttgtttctctttctcagctttcacgaggttctcgtcatgcgggacggcgacatcgactatcatcgcgcggcgcgctaatcgatctatcaccactatatcaggcttattggctgaaatagtcctgtcagtgatgatagatcgatcccagtacaacgtgatatggtccttttcgagaactgggtcgggcgcatacctgtagtacggtacctcaagatCTACAAgtttgtattgcagagcaagctgctggtggatgatcttggccacttggttatgcctgtgcaaatattcaccgttagccaaacgagaacaactatgtctgatagactcacccggacagggattattattacttaaattagaaaaacaatTGGTATTTTGTTATGGTAAATGAACACAAAAATAAGGGTCGCCAACCATACTTAATATTGATCGTTACGATAAGCACCGTTTTTCTGCTTCACTGGACTGCACACGGCGCCTTCATTGTCAAAAATATCCATACGCACTACGCAGCCAGTTGCCTTTGCCGAGTCTGAGCACTCAACTGTCAGTTTGACATTAAAAACAATAGCGGATAGTAGCGATTTTTTGTAACAATGGCAGATCCAAGAATtcgtcaaataaaaattaaaaccggCGTTGTAAAACGTATAGCTAAAGAGAAGGTGGTGTACGAAAAGGAGGCTGAACAGCAGAAGAATAGAATACAGAAGATAAAAGACGAAGGACAGGACGAACATAATATTAGGAAGCAGGAGGAAGTTTTGCAGGAGTCGCTTATGATGGTCCCTGACTGCCAAAGGCGGTGAGTTATGCACTAAAATTGTTGTTCAGACCTAGGAATAGCCATTGTGCAGTGTTTGTAGTGTTTTTCGGtgtattttcagtttattttaatgtgaaagtCGCAGGTGTGCGAAGAGGTTAAGTTCCGACATCTGTCCTTTGTTGGCGTCCTTACTCATTCGGCCGTGATGattcataaacaataattatcttttttatacaataccaattttaacaattaatttggaatacttttgtCTATATTATTTGCTAGCTGTTTGTGTTCATATTGGGGAGTGGTAGTGACAAAGTTTTCTAAAAAGACTATTCTATAAAAAACCACATAGATTAAGTAGATTTAATCTTCTCTCCACAATAAGTAGTTGGAGCATTTATTCCActcaataaatacttaaattcattgttaagtttattttatattggagattagaaaaatgttattatagttAATTATTGAGATAAACCATATGTCACTTGTGGGTTGGTAACTGTGAAGTTTATTTGCATTCCCTCTCATTCCAGGCTAGTGAAGGCATTTAACGATCTCAAGACAACCTTAGAAACTGAACAGGATCTCAAAGAGCACGAGGACTACATAGCCGCTGAACAAGTACTCAAGGACGCTGAGAGTCAGCTCCCCGAAAACgcagctttataataaaactcaattatttctaataacttttaaaactacAACAATCATGTCATATAATcctaatttttataataatttttgcgGAAATAATTCTACATTCCAAAGTTTGCCACGTTTTGTAAGACCCCCACCATATTTTGTACCACCTCCACCACAGCCACCACCATTCTTCATTCCTTCTTCAACCCCAGCATCTAAAAGAGAAGAAGCTGATCAAGAGTTTCTGAGAACCTTTGAAGCCAGAGTACCTGTGAGTGAACAAACGCAAGCCAATGTGAAGCCAATGTCAATATCTGAAGTCCGCGAAGAGATACGTAGAATGCTTCTCATTGTTAATTACTTAAAAGATAAAGAGAGAATGTTATCGGAAAACATAAGCGCTTTACCTGAAGAAGAATGGAGGTCCCATATAAAGGAGATTGAAGAAAACAAAGCATCAATTACTAAAACAATGTCCCTTATCAACGGTCCACAGTTAGATATGTTACGGAAGCTTCTAGCAAAGCGATCAGCAAAGAGGTTGCGATTGAAAAGAGTCCACatggaaaagaaaaaagaaaaggagGAGAGAATTAAAGAGTTGAAAGAGAGATCTAGGAAGATTGATGAGAATTTGCAGAAAATTCAGGATGATATCAACAGAGCTAAGCAGGTAACAAACATGAACaccatttttaatttgattattagTCAGTACCCtttaatttttaacacaaaTCATGGTTCTTCTAGTTCACTCTGAAATTATCTTCCCATCATTTACATAAGTGCCAAaagtcaaagttatttatttgccagaaaactatctttttgtaaaaatatgatgttttcACTACAGGAAGAAGAAAATAAGTTACAAGCGGACATAGTACTGAAGGAAGTACTCCGCAAGAAGAGTGATGCAAAGAAATGTCTGACCAAGCTGGATGCTCTGCTCAAGCTACGTAAAGCTAGACAGAACACTGCTTTGGGACGAGGGGAGACGGTCTCTGATAGTGAGGCTGCTGCTTTCAATACTCACATTGGTAAGTATATTTTCCAAATTCTGCTTCAAGTCCTACATATTtgtaaattaagtacctaataagtctaaggcgtcgtcctaattggcagcgatcgcgcgatggcgcgatgcgtttttcatctaagacgtcgtcccaATTGACAGCTATcgcacgatgacacgatgcgttctcgtcatgcgatgagttcaaacatacagatttcatcagagtgtcctatttgaacctcggaaccttgcaagtgagatcgtgagatgaaaaacgcatcgcgccatcgcgcgatcgctgccaattaggacgacgcctaattGTTATTTCTAGATACCTGTTgaccc encodes:
- the LOC110379074 gene encoding tubulin-specific chaperone A; the encoded protein is MADPRIRQIKIKTGVVKRIAKEKVVYEKEAEQQKNRIQKIKDEGQDEHNIRKQEEVLQESLMMVPDCQRRLVKAFNDLKTTLETEQDLKEHEDYIAAEQVLKDAESQLPENAAL
- the LOC126053458 gene encoding programmed cell death protein 7, whose product is MSYNPNFYNNFCGNNSTFQSLPRFVRPPPYFVPPPPQPPPFFIPSSTPASKREEADQEFLRTFEARVPVSEQTQANVKPMSISEVREEIRRMLLIVNYLKDKERMLSENISALPEEEWRSHIKEIEENKASITKTMSLINGPQLDMLRKLLAKRSAKRLRLKRVHMEKKKEKEERIKELKERSRKIDENLQKIQDDINRAKQEEENKLQADIVLKEVLRKKSDAKKCLTKLDALLKLRKARQNTALGRGETVSDSEAAAFNTHIDKLKSLWSKKLLLYEREESDLRVQLNEDSTLVNTLKAEAEQNVASNLAKWRETLFGGKMPQVDFGGNVERFVAIRSQWDTYISREGTSLPVGWVPPSVRTEDKPS